The window ccaAGGATGAAGAGAAATGCTTCAAGGCAGAAGGTGAGATATAAGTTAGTCTCACCCCTACAGAGCCTAAGCCCAAGTATGAGTGAACTGAGCTTGCAATATTCTCCCTTATGCTCTCACTTCTATCTTCCCCACCTTCTCTTGGGGAAgtgtttagattgtaagctcctcggGGCAGAGGTCTGGccttttgtacactgcctagagatacatgtatctggtggtatataaatatgataaataaataaataaatctgtgcacCTGAAGTGAAGGCATATTCACCCTCATGCTCCTCAGCTCCCTCTATTGCACCCCCTGTCTTATTTTAGACTATAAGGTTCTCAGGGTGTGGACCTGTGTTTTGGCATATGCTACTATGCAAAGCTGCAGGCACAAGGATGCCATTacatgaaaaagaaaacacaattgAATCAGTCTGGTGAAGTAGCAGCTGGAGTGTCGAGTTAAGAGCAggaagctaaaggtaaagtgtgttgtcgagtcgatgtcaactcctggcgaccacagagccctgtggttgtctttggcagaatacaggaggggtttagcagcaatataggaaaatgctgacaggcatcatctcatactgtgcaggaggaagcaatggtcaacccctcctgtattctaccaaagacaaccacagggctctgctttgatggcacactttacctttaccattgccatctcccacacagtatgagatgatacctttcagcaccttcctgtatcgctgctccCTGAtctatagtttgggaaacatgccagcggggattcaaaccgacaacctctggcttgctagtcaagtcatttccccacggcACTACTAGGCGGCTCAGGAAGACACAGATCCAAATCGCCACTCCACCATGAATGGCCAGCCTCAGGCCAGCCACTCTcgctctgcctaacctacctcacagggctgtcatCAAGACAAGGGGGTTGGCGTTGGGAAAACCACACCGAGCTCCTTGGAGAGAGGGCAAGTCAGAAAAGCCGCTGAGGGCGCAGTGGCCATTGTCAGGCTAGGCCTGGGTTCAAGCCCTTCCTCAGCCCCGGCGCTCCGTGGGAGGCCGGGGCCAGCCACATGGTCACGCAGCCGAGcccacctcgcagggttgttgctGTTAGGACCaaagggagggcgggcggggggagaaaggagaagggagccgcactgggctcctgggagggaaCAGAAGCCAGAGGGGAAGCCATGCTggtgccaccaccccacacagacCATGCAGCTGGTGCCACAAGCCCAGCATGGGAACCAAAGCGCTGCGGGCCCCGGATGGCAATCTGGGGAGCGGGATGGATGCGGGGGGAGGCTGGTGCTGGGGGTGCCGCGGCCGCCCCTGCCCGACCCACCTCCTCCACGTCGTGCTCCAGGGGGCCCCCAACTTCCACTTCCACCACCGCCGCCATCTTGCCCCCTCGCCGGCAGCCCCCCCCTGCAGGAGGGCGGCCAGCCGGCCCGCTCGTTTCCGCTGGAGCCGACCAACCGGCGGCCACTGCCGGCTCCGGCTCCGCCAATCAGCGCAATCCAGGAGCGGCCAATCGGAGAAAGGGACAGGAGTCCGGACGGAGAAGGAGAGATCAAGCTCCTGTCAAAGAGAGTGAGGGAACGGTTGACAAGTCCAAGTCTTTACAGCGGACGAAAAATTATCTTAACATCGGTCTCCGCGGCATAACCAAGCCTTTAGAGCCTCATGGTAAACAAGTTTTATCGTGCGGAGCGGGGAAAGTGATTTTTTTTGGTAAGGATGCCGCATTCCTTTTACGCTTTTTGTGTGGCTGCGGAACTTGGAGATCATCCCTGGGCTTGTCCTGGGGCTCCGCCTCCCCTCATTGCTTTAGAGCGCGACGCTGGTGGGAAGCgataagactacaactcccagcctgcATCGCAGCACCGTCTGTTGCCgggtggtttttcttcttcttcttttaatctcCGATTTGATTTTCCCATCAACACCGCCGTGATGTTACAAGACTGGACTCCGACCTGTTGTAGAaataatgcctttttaaaaagccatacaaTGAACGAGCCCGCTTACGTCAGAGACAAGGAGCCAATCAGCGGGGCGTCAAGGGTCAAGGGGTGGCTTGGCGGGAGATCGAGGCGCTcccgcggcggcggctgctcctgcagcccctgccggagAAGGCAGCTGGGCGGGGGGCCTGGCGGGCCCGGTGGGCATGGTGGGTATAACTTACAAATCTTGGCGGGGGCTGGGATGTTTTAGCAGAGGGGGGCTGAGATGCATGgaaatctgctgctgctttgcaaagTTCTTCCTTTGCATATATTTATTTGCAGCCACGTCGTGGGTGGCAGTGCCAGAGTTGTGCACAGAGATCATACCTTTTacttggtgtgtatgtgtgtgtacgtacgtGGGGGGTGAGAATTGCCAACAGCCCCTTATTAGCAAGGgcgtcccttatttcagccccagATTGCCATGTGTGCCCTTATCTTCTgcgaagggaacataggaagatgctgtatactgagtcagacccttggtccatctagctcaggattgtctacccagactggcagcagcttctccaaggttgcaggcaggaatctctctcagccctatttttgtagatatatcatatacaaacaaccactttgtatataattgtgctttggcatcgtactgtatgctttggtagtttgttggttcaataaaaaaaatcttgtcctattttggagatgctgccagggagggaacttggaacctacatgctcttcccagagcagctctggcTCAGAataaaccagttattttcactaataacaAAATACTTAATGAGCCCCAACTCCTttgccttctccctccctaccagagtCCTCTGTGGTCCTGGTGGGCTGCAGGCTGAGGGTTGCCAACAGCAACAGCATATGTGGGGGATATCAACAAAAACATTAACGGCCATCAATGATGTGTGAAAGGAGAGAAGGTTAGCGCTCCGCTTGATAAGGATGGAAGAGGTCCTTGTGGCCTTTACAACACACATATGGTTAAGGCATTGCCACTTGCTTTGTGGCATCTAACcaagttgagaggagagctggtcttgtggtcgcaagcatgacttgtccccttagctaagcagggtctgccctggttgtatatgaatgggagactacatgtgtgagcactggaagatattcccctcagggaatattCCCCACAGCCAAGTGTCACTTCGTATGTTATAATACATTGTTGCGACCGTGTTATGTTTTGTGTGTTCATGATGtaatgccctgctggatcagcccaaaatGGGTCGACCTAGGCCAACATCCCGATCCCACAAGTGGCCAGTtgggtgcttctgggaagctcacaactgAAACATGAAGGCAGCAGCCCTACACCAACTTTTGTTTGTTCCCAGCATCTGAAATTCAAAGTATATTGTTTCTGCACTTGGAGATTCCGTTCAGTTATCATAGTTACTTACTTGTAATAGCTGTTGACAGACCTGTTGCCAGTAGGTGTGTACTACATACTGCTATGGTGCAATCTTAAATGTACCTCCTTAGAAGCAATCCCCATTGAAATCTGTTGagtttgtttctgaataaatgtgGTTTATAGAAAGGTTGTTttcacatattttaaatatatcttAACTAAGCAAAAAATAGTAAAAGTTACAATATTCACTCATTAGGTTTGTTGCCTTTTGTAACATATAGAAACTCTTGAGCAGATGCGTTTAGTTCAATTATGGCATTGCTGGAATTTATGAAGAATAAGCTCTTTCTATTTTTTTAGTACCAGATGGAGGCCATCATGAGCAAGTTGGTGTCATAAACACAAATACAGTTACAGATCCACTGAAAGTTTAAAAATGGCTCCAGTTAAAATTAAACAAGTGGTGTCCTTCACATCTCAGGTAACATTAGTGCTCCTGCTGCTTTTTGTGTAAGAAAGAGAATGCTGTTTTCTCCTATGAAATAAGCTTGCAATATCTAATACCTTAGTACATTTATGACCACTTataataaaaaaaaatgcatTAATTGCTGATTTGCAGTCAAAATGCCCGTGTCAGTTAGTCACTAGCCCGGTGGAACTGATTCCTTTTGTCTCCCAAATAGTACTTTTGCATGAATGAAGGAATGTGCAGCTCAGACACAGAGAATGTTGCTTGCCTGCATTGCTTAACTTCCTTTGGATTATGGTATTTCACCAGCTGCATCTCCACTGGCATAAGGGTTGGAAACATTTAGGTTCAGGGATGAACAGCTGTTCTTAAGGATACCAGTTTCATGCCAGCTGGTCAACTGTGCAACTGTGCAACCACCCAGTGGATGTAGATAATAAAGATGGTCCTGCACTAGAAGCCAGGACTAAAATAACTGGCAAGGGAGTTGCACAGAATCTcttacatcaggggttcccaaatgtgggtccccagatgttgctgggctacaactcccatcatccttcagccattgtgccaggggatgatgggagttgtagttcaacatctgggcgCACATTCCTGAGAACCCCCTTGTCTTACATCAGAGTTAGGCCTTGTGTTTCTCAGTTCTTCTGTTGCTCACCCTTTTTCTGGAGTAGGATCCTAAGTACCCAGTGGAGAACCTGCTGCTTGAAGGAGGCCTTCGCCCCTGGCTCAGCTGCTCCCAGGATCGGAGTCGACAGCTGAAAGCTGAGCTGCAGCTGGAGCACGTGAGCCACATTGGCTACATCGATGTAGGTAGGCACGCAGGAGGGTGTGGCGTCAGGAGTGCCCTCCGTTACGGTTAACGCCCGTTTAACTTTCTGGTTTTTGCAGGAGAAACTCTGATAACGTGACCGTGACCGTGACCAGGACCGTTTCAGCTATGGTGGTTGCCGTTCTTGCCGTTTCTTCTCCCAAGAATCATGCCAGGCTTCCAAATGTGTACCAGTCTGGCTGTTTTTGTTCTGCCTGTGCATGCATTTGGGGGGAATTCTGGGCCAGGACAATATTTGAGATTCCTCCTAGGCCAGCAGCCGGATAGATCATCTGGCCAGATGGCAGACTTTGCCACTCTGCCGTTCTGCCCGTGGGATAAGGCGTGTTACATTCCCAGCTGGCAGGGTGGCAACCGTGGGTGTATGCTTGGGAATGGAGAGCTGAGTGGGCTCTAGGCTTCCTCCTCCTTCAGGCAGCTCCTTGTCCACGGGGAGCTCTGCAGGGCCGCGTGCTTGGCTTTGGCCCGCCCCTTTGTTGcagatgcaggggcggagccaataGTGGGAGGGGGTCCATTCAAGACCCTCTctcatccctccccagtcagcgtttcagtgaaacactggctggaggggagaggagtgtgccttagtattgtctacccagactggcagcagttcctcaAAGGGTACAGGAAGAAGTCTCTCTtgggcctgtcttggagatgctgccagggagggaacttgggacctcctgctcttcccagagcggccccattatcccctaaggggaagatctaacagtgctcacacatgcagtctcccattcagaagcaaaccagggcggaccttgcttagcaaaggggaccatgcatgcttgctcctgcaggaccagctctcctcctttggacGCTTTGCTGGGGTAGGATCGGGCCAGTGCCTCTTCCGCCTGCTTGAGATGAAGAGAATTGCCGCTTGGCAAggggcctcttggctcagttagcaggggtctgggTGCAGaaatggctttctttttgtgCCCCCTGCCAGGGAACTGCGGCTCTGCCTTCCTCCAGATCGACGTGGGGCGCTCCTCCTGGCCTGTAGAGCAGAGCTACCTCACCTTGCTGCCCACCGCCACCTTGATGGTGCCAGCCGATGCCAAGCTGGGCAAGAATCGCTCTGGAGTCCGGATGTTTAAGGAAggtaaagagtgtgtgtgtgtggggggggggtggctcctGTGGAACACCCGGGAGCGGCACGTGGCCAGGGCTTTTGGAGCCGCACCCAAACTGCGCCAGCTGTGCCTCTCATGGCCTGTATTCCACAGGGGACTTCCTGGCCCCAGCTCTGGGTGAGAAGTGGGACCGCATCCGGCTCACCTGCAGCCAGCCCTTCAACCGGCACGCCCAGTTTGGCCTCTCCTTCATCCGGATTCGCACTCCGCTGGACGCAGAGGACAGCAAGTCGGATCTACCCTCTTCTCAGCAGGTATGGGCCAGTGGGAGAtgtttggggctggggctgtCTTAGCAACAGAGGagactgccttctactgaatcagaccctgggtccatctagctcaggactgtctacccagactggcagcggcttctccgaggttgcaggcaggagtctctctcagccccgtcttggagatgctgccaggaacttgGAAGCCTCACCCtaaccctttctccctcccccccaggctTCCCCTGAGCTCACGGGCAGCCCCTGGCTCTCCAATGCCTCCTTCTGCAGGACTTTCTTCCCAGAGGTGCCCTCGTAAGTACCTGTGCCTAGTAGTAGGACTGCCTAGTTTGTCTCCAAGGAATGCGGAGACTCCCTTTTCCAAGGAAAAGGCTTCATTGGTCTTGCACATTTGATTCACAAAGCCTTAAAACAACCCTAGCCTGGAGGGTTTACTGTGTTGCAAATATTCTCTTCCCTTTGGGCCTCCCTTGGTCTGAACGCCAAATCTCGTTCCATGGAGGATGAACGGATCTGTCTGGCATTGCAGTTTCCTAGCGCTCTTACTTCTGGCCCTTGGGTCTAGTGTCGCAGCCTGCATTTCCCTTAACACGAATGCAGGCACCCCTCACTAACcgctagggttccgttctggcaaaaccttgccactGGCAAGTGtgcagttggcgaggcattaaagtctatgggaaacggggttaggggaaccatgaccacacaaagacctaaaaataatggaaataataccccccccccaatgctttaAAATCCTGCAATATTTCCAGGAGTCACCAAGAACAGTGAGCAGATCAACTTCTGAAAAAAAATTTGAaccccacccaagctttttatctAGACTTGTGGttcaaaattgttttgttttattttgctgcaaACGGCCCGGacacatgagtttggggcagtgtgtaAATATGCTGAAGAAGAAATACTGAAGGCCCAACTGCTCAGACAGACCTcgcgagccggggggggggggcaccaaaggagatgCAGCTgtttctgcttcccagcagctgcagctccggttgcttgctcttctctctcccaccctgccggAGAatcacgctgcctgcaggctgtccattcatcaggtagagctgcaggggttagcctgcaggcagtgcggctCTCAGACAGGTCAGGAGACAGAGGAGGCTCTGGGCTCTTTGGCTAGGGTGGCAGAGGAGGGGACCTTTCACAGCCCAAGAAGCTTGTTCCCTCCCAGCTGTCAAGACACGGCTGATGGGGGTGTGCAGCAGTCATGACCTGTCAAGGACTTGCCGATGCCTGTGGATCTTTGCAGGAgctccaaggaggaggaggcggcgctcAGAAGCCGGCTGCAGCAGCTGGACCCTGGCAGCCCTGGGGCGCGGAGCCCAGCCTGCCTGAGTCGCCCGGCCCAGAtggtgctgaaggcagcctctgCCCACAAAAGAGTCTTCCCCCT of the Hemicordylus capensis ecotype Gifberg chromosome 3, rHemCap1.1.pri, whole genome shotgun sequence genome contains:
- the XNDC1N gene encoding protein XNDC1N isoform X2, producing the protein MAFFLCPLPGNCGSAFLQIDVGRSSWPVEQSYLTLLPTATLMVPADAKLGKNRSGVRMFKEGDFLAPALGEKWDRIRLTCSQPFNRHAQFGLSFIRIRTPLDAEDSKSDLPSSQQASPELTGSPWLSNASFCRTFFPEVPSSSKEEEAALRSRLQQLDPGSPGARSPACLSRPAQMVLKAASAHKRVFPLRAASTLPTVGSHESGQDPQRPEGVAQSCVALRTKQELSARRERVKKGRRRGLLSCMGRSVAAASARPKDGSQREGRSQGQKGRLRKEEEEENWLEEAAVGMGTCPICAGCFPIGLLPDHASSCGEENFQASSSSSSSWEEEEPREAWVHCPICQCRFPPAAVEAHASTCGEPPEGPPSWLWLEEGESV
- the XNDC1N gene encoding protein XNDC1N isoform X1 yields the protein MAPVKIKQVVSFTSQDPKYPVENLLLEGGLRPWLSCSQDRSRQLKAELQLEHVSHIGYIDVGNCGSAFLQIDVGRSSWPVEQSYLTLLPTATLMVPADAKLGKNRSGVRMFKEGDFLAPALGEKWDRIRLTCSQPFNRHAQFGLSFIRIRTPLDAEDSKSDLPSSQQASPELTGSPWLSNASFCRTFFPEVPSSSKEEEAALRSRLQQLDPGSPGARSPACLSRPAQMVLKAASAHKRVFPLRAASTLPTVGSHESGQDPQRPEGVAQSCVALRTKQELSARRERVKKGRRRGLLSCMGRSVAAASARPKDGSQREGRSQGQKGRLRKEEEEENWLEEAAVGMGTCPICAGCFPIGLLPDHASSCGEENFQASSSSSSSWEEEEPREAWVHCPICQCRFPPAAVEAHASTCGEPPEGPPSWLWLEEGESV